In one window of Poriferisphaera corsica DNA:
- a CDS encoding SET domain-containing protein, which yields MIESTVLASRPVSEQEAYQNLLELTFVKDSEIHGKGLFAKCFIAKGTVIGQIIGSPTTVDGDHVLWITDDLGIHVMNNLRYINHSPEPTAAYYDDGEVVALRDIADGEEITHDYNGDSSEWLSRDEHHEDDEF from the coding sequence ATGATTGAATCAACCGTACTAGCGTCACGCCCTGTTTCTGAACAGGAAGCTTATCAAAACCTACTTGAACTCACATTCGTCAAGGACAGTGAGATCCACGGTAAAGGTCTGTTTGCAAAGTGTTTTATTGCAAAGGGTACCGTCATTGGGCAGATCATTGGTTCGCCAACGACTGTTGATGGTGATCATGTGCTATGGATTACCGATGACTTGGGGATTCATGTCATGAATAATCTGCGATATATCAATCATTCGCCGGAACCAACGGCAGCGTATTATGATGATGGTGAAGTGGTTGCGCTGCGTGACATTGCGGATGGTGAAGAGATTACACATGATTACAACGGTGATAGCAGCGAATGGTTGAGCCGCGATGAGCATCATGAAGACGATGAGTTTTAG
- a CDS encoding DUF4126 domain-containing protein, with the protein MDLAHMALGCIVGLGLAAACGFRIFVPLLILSIAGNTGHITIAQNMDWIASPAAIAAFSVATGLEIAGYYVPWIDNMLDTAATPAAIIAGSLATASFAVDVHPMIQWSVAIIGGGSVAGITQAATVVTRALSSVTTAGFGNPVVATVETTSSLAITLLLVILPITIGAALVGLLLFLIVRFFLKRRAAKRMITNASPIAA; encoded by the coding sequence ATGGATCTCGCACATATGGCACTCGGATGTATCGTCGGACTTGGCCTCGCTGCCGCCTGCGGCTTCCGCATCTTCGTTCCACTCCTCATCCTCTCCATTGCCGGCAATACTGGCCATATCACCATCGCACAGAACATGGACTGGATCGCCTCACCCGCCGCTATCGCCGCTTTCTCTGTTGCCACTGGCCTTGAGATCGCAGGCTATTACGTCCCGTGGATCGACAATATGCTCGATACCGCCGCTACGCCCGCTGCCATTATTGCAGGCTCCCTCGCCACAGCTTCCTTTGCAGTTGACGTGCATCCCATGATCCAATGGTCAGTTGCCATCATCGGCGGCGGCTCCGTTGCAGGTATCACGCAAGCCGCAACCGTCGTGACGCGAGCCCTCTCATCCGTAACTACTGCGGGCTTTGGTAACCCCGTCGTTGCTACAGTTGAAACAACTTCGTCTCTTGCCATCACGCTCTTGCTTGTCATTCTCCCGATCACTATCGGGGCTGCACTTGTCGGCTTGCTCCTCTTCCTTATCGTTCGCTTTTTCCTCAAACGTCGAGCTGCAAAACGTATGATCACCAATGCCTCGCCTATCGCAGCATAA
- a CDS encoding APC family permease translates to MSESETKPKHMSLKRVVGLPGAVTLGLGSMVGTGVYVSLGLAAEHAGLWTAWAVLLAGGLAMCNGLSAAQLAAAHPVAGGTYEYGRVYLSPFIGLLAGVLFLIAKSASAATAAIAFANNLGPLLLEYGGVHLADGSERYAAVGLVVVLMVLTLAGLKKSNRVNGALVLAIIGTLVMFALAGIYAIVSGHGVEPEIVEQEMVNEWGGMDGLLLATALIFVAYTGYGRIATMGEEIKEPRKNIPVAVMLTVGVTAIIYLTITVVALRLVSVDVFYEASTQGRSLEEIARLMDKGWLVTVIGLGALLATVSVLLNLILGLSRVALAMARRGHLPSRLAWLDKKQQTPIYAVVFIAVVVGLLAGFATIKTAWSLSALTVLVYYGLTNMAALRLPRKNRLYPRFISVLGLLGCFVLSVFIEPVYWMVFGGVLAVTAVWYGVTKKDRAG, encoded by the coding sequence GTGAGTGAATCTGAAACAAAACCGAAGCATATGTCGCTGAAACGCGTGGTGGGTTTGCCGGGTGCGGTGACGCTGGGATTGGGATCAATGGTGGGAACGGGGGTGTATGTATCGCTGGGGTTAGCGGCAGAGCATGCAGGATTGTGGACCGCTTGGGCGGTGCTCTTGGCGGGTGGGTTGGCGATGTGCAATGGATTGTCGGCAGCACAGTTGGCGGCGGCGCATCCGGTAGCGGGCGGGACATATGAGTATGGGCGGGTTTACCTGAGCCCGTTCATTGGGTTGCTGGCGGGGGTTCTGTTTCTGATTGCGAAATCGGCATCGGCTGCAACGGCGGCGATTGCGTTTGCGAACAATCTTGGCCCGCTGCTGCTGGAGTATGGCGGGGTGCATCTGGCCGATGGCTCGGAAAGATACGCGGCGGTGGGGCTTGTTGTGGTCTTGATGGTGCTGACGCTGGCGGGACTCAAAAAATCGAATCGTGTCAATGGGGCGCTTGTGCTGGCGATCATCGGAACGCTGGTGATGTTTGCGCTGGCGGGTATCTATGCGATAGTTAGTGGTCATGGCGTGGAGCCAGAAATTGTTGAGCAGGAGATGGTGAATGAATGGGGTGGAATGGATGGGTTATTGTTGGCAACGGCTTTGATCTTTGTGGCATATACGGGGTATGGCCGCATTGCGACGATGGGTGAAGAGATTAAGGAGCCACGAAAAAATATTCCGGTGGCAGTGATGTTGACAGTGGGTGTGACGGCAATCATCTATCTGACGATTACGGTGGTTGCGTTACGGCTTGTGTCGGTTGATGTGTTTTACGAGGCGTCGACACAGGGTCGATCCCTTGAAGAGATTGCGCGACTAATGGATAAAGGTTGGTTAGTCACCGTGATTGGGCTAGGTGCACTGCTAGCAACAGTGTCGGTGCTGCTGAATTTGATTTTGGGTTTGTCGCGTGTTGCACTTGCGATGGCCAGGCGGGGGCATTTGCCAAGTCGATTGGCATGGCTAGATAAAAAGCAGCAAACACCTATTTATGCAGTGGTTTTTATCGCGGTGGTGGTGGGACTGCTTGCGGGATTCGCAACAATCAAGACGGCATGGTCATTGTCGGCGCTGACGGTGTTGGTGTATTACGGGTTGACGAATATGGCGGCGTTGCGGTTGCCTCGGAAAAATCGGCTGTATCCACGATTTATTTCGGTGTTGGGCTTGCTTGGTTGTTTTGTGTTGTCCGTGTTTATTGAGCCGGTGTATTGGATGGTGTTTGGTGGGGTGCTGGCTGTGACGGCGGTGTGGTATGGGGTGACGAAGAAAGATCGGGCGGGTTGA
- a CDS encoding YhcH/YjgK/YiaL family protein: protein MIFDKLKNANKYGLLFEGLIRGFKFLREVDISNLNPGRNEISGEDDHGDDFANFDTYTTKDHADARWESHQQYADIQYIVKGTERIGVSRHEDVQIEEVYDPDRDIAFYTGLGSGTEITLNEGDFAVFMPWDVHKPCIAVGDKGEVQKIVVKVRVR, encoded by the coding sequence ATGATCTTTGATAAACTCAAAAACGCAAACAAGTACGGCCTCCTCTTTGAAGGACTCATCCGTGGCTTCAAATTTCTTCGTGAAGTCGATATCAGCAACCTCAACCCCGGGCGCAACGAAATCTCAGGCGAAGACGATCATGGCGACGACTTTGCCAATTTCGATACCTATACCACCAAAGATCATGCCGATGCTCGCTGGGAATCTCATCAGCAATACGCCGACATCCAGTACATCGTCAAAGGCACCGAACGCATCGGCGTCAGCCGCCACGAAGACGTTCAGATTGAAGAAGTGTACGATCCAGATCGCGACATCGCATTTTACACCGGCCTCGGTTCTGGCACAGAAATCACTTTAAATGAAGGTGATTTCGCCGTCTTCATGCCTTGGGACGTACACAAACCCTGCATCGCTGTGGGCGACAAAGGTGAAGTTCAAAAAATTGTTGTCAAAGTCCGCGTCCGCTGA
- a CDS encoding DNA polymerase Y family protein, giving the protein MAHSLRYIFIDMNSFFASVEQQEQGLLRSKPIGVIPTDCETTCCIAASYEAKRFGIKTGTGVREARQLCPDIQFVLARPKIYVEYHHRIVEAVESCLHVDQVCSIDEMYGKLLGTERETKSAINLGYLIKARIAKDIGPFVRCSIGIGPNIWLAKIATEFKKPDGLTVIDCSDLPQKLHKFELRDLTGIGKAMERRLHSYNIRTVKQLCECDEHLLSKVWGSKVHGSIWWSQLRGQDLPSRPTHRRTVSHSHVLPPDLRTDQGAYAVCVRMIHKAAARLRTMKYTANHMWIKIYYLEEPRWKHRVSLGSCRDTLTMVRAFAEAWPKRTGGRPFKVAIELVDLTNQQSTTLPLFQKQEKLDALAAIMDKIDDKYGHHTVYLAPMFGAQKTAPTRVSFTQIPELDEFDIRPTGPRPQRKRKRT; this is encoded by the coding sequence ATGGCCCACTCCCTCCGATACATATTCATCGACATGAACAGCTTCTTCGCCTCCGTCGAGCAGCAAGAGCAGGGGCTCCTCCGCAGTAAACCCATCGGTGTTATTCCCACCGATTGCGAAACCACCTGCTGTATTGCCGCCAGTTACGAAGCCAAACGTTTCGGCATCAAAACCGGCACAGGTGTCCGCGAAGCACGGCAACTCTGTCCCGACATCCAATTCGTCCTAGCTCGCCCCAAAATCTACGTCGAATATCACCACCGCATTGTCGAAGCCGTCGAATCTTGCCTTCACGTCGATCAAGTCTGCTCCATCGACGAAATGTACGGCAAACTGCTCGGCACAGAGCGCGAAACAAAAAGCGCCATCAATCTCGGCTACCTCATTAAAGCACGTATTGCCAAAGATATTGGCCCATTCGTCCGTTGCTCCATCGGCATCGGCCCCAACATTTGGCTTGCCAAAATCGCTACCGAATTCAAAAAACCTGACGGCCTCACCGTCATCGATTGCTCTGATCTTCCTCAAAAGCTTCACAAATTCGAACTCCGTGACCTCACTGGCATCGGTAAAGCCATGGAACGCCGCCTCCATTCCTACAACATCCGCACCGTCAAGCAACTTTGCGAATGTGATGAACATCTGCTCTCAAAAGTATGGGGTTCCAAAGTCCACGGTTCCATCTGGTGGAGCCAACTCCGCGGCCAAGACCTCCCCTCACGTCCCACTCATCGCCGCACCGTCAGCCACTCTCACGTCCTGCCCCCCGATCTCCGGACCGATCAAGGCGCCTACGCCGTCTGTGTCCGCATGATCCACAAAGCCGCCGCCCGTCTTCGCACCATGAAATACACCGCCAACCACATGTGGATTAAAATCTATTACCTCGAAGAACCTCGTTGGAAGCACCGCGTTTCCCTCGGCTCATGTCGTGACACCCTCACCATGGTCCGTGCCTTCGCCGAGGCCTGGCCCAAACGTACCGGCGGCCGCCCCTTCAAAGTCGCCATCGAGCTCGTCGATCTTACCAACCAGCAAAGCACCACACTCCCGCTTTTCCAAAAACAAGAAAAACTCGACGCCCTTGCTGCCATCATGGATAAAATCGACGACAAATACGGCCACCACACCGTCTATCTCGCACCCATGTTCGGCGCACAAAAAACCGCGCCCACACGCGTATCATTCACTCAAATTCCCGAACTCGACGAGTTCGACATCCGCCCCACCGGCCCACGCCCGCAACGTAAACGCAAAAGAACCTAA
- a CDS encoding VOC family protein has translation MRIDSIRIFVKDFHNSRIFYEKALGLECVADGEDQGYLVYRPGDINLILETVDMSSTEEADLVGRFTGYSLHTENLNQTCDTLRAFDPDCIVAEPTEQDWGGNMAHVSDPSGNILTFVEY, from the coding sequence ATGCGCATCGACAGCATCCGCATTTTCGTCAAAGACTTCCACAACTCTCGCATCTTCTACGAAAAAGCCCTCGGCCTCGAATGCGTTGCCGACGGTGAAGACCAAGGCTACCTCGTCTACCGTCCCGGCGACATTAACCTGATCCTCGAAACCGTCGATATGTCCAGCACCGAAGAAGCCGATCTCGTCGGCCGATTCACCGGCTACTCTCTTCACACCGAAAACCTCAATCAAACCTGCGACACCCTCCGCGCCTTTGATCCCGATTGCATCGTCGCCGAACCCACCGAGCAAGACTGGGGCGGCAACATGGCCCACGTCTCCGACCCTTCCGGCAATATCCTCACCTTCGTCGAATACTAA